The following are from one region of the Paenibacillus bovis genome:
- a CDS encoding serpin family protein, which translates to MKFTYQMGLLLLGTVIIVPLLGSCSQPKELATLRQEHVQPQAYNQSDMQPELIEAMNRFALTVYNESYQKDPDRPAQTADPDNLFISPVSLYMNLSMLYNGASGQTAAELQKALHTRGITLQQLNQGQHVIQELLEHQGADREIDLAGSLWSQSGFAPADSFVQRLQTYYGAGIHTTDFTSTQAVKDINRWVSEATHGGIRQMIQKPLDSNTTLVLLNAVYFTGEWTEPFEKQQTRKQSFISGQGEISNVEMMHQQGEYEYTRQPHFQAVRIPYNANEKWGMVVVLPDRDYDLQQFRQHDLPEFVHWTSAMGSTAGEIGLPRLELDEKQQFRDILRSMGIRRVFEPQQAELDGISESVPLYLSKVQQNTHLTIDEKGTEAAAATSAEIAAGAMPSQPFRMIMDRPFFLAITDRTTGLIVFMGELHHPVGAGS; encoded by the coding sequence ATGAAATTCACCTATCAAATGGGCTTGTTGTTGCTGGGTACCGTGATAATCGTTCCCTTGCTCGGTTCCTGCTCCCAACCGAAAGAACTCGCTACTTTACGGCAGGAACATGTGCAGCCCCAGGCTTATAATCAGAGTGATATGCAGCCTGAACTGATCGAAGCGATGAATCGCTTTGCCCTGACTGTCTATAACGAATCGTATCAAAAAGATCCAGATCGTCCGGCACAGACAGCTGACCCGGATAATCTGTTTATTTCGCCGGTAAGTCTGTACATGAATCTGTCTATGCTGTACAACGGCGCATCTGGACAGACAGCTGCCGAATTACAAAAAGCGCTGCATACCCGCGGCATAACCCTGCAGCAGCTCAACCAGGGACAGCATGTGATACAGGAACTGCTGGAGCATCAGGGAGCGGATAGAGAGATCGATCTGGCGGGTTCGTTATGGAGTCAAAGCGGCTTTGCACCGGCAGATTCTTTTGTTCAGCGTTTGCAGACCTACTATGGAGCAGGCATACATACTACGGATTTCACCTCTACGCAGGCGGTGAAAGATATAAACCGCTGGGTGAGCGAAGCAACACATGGCGGGATTCGTCAAATGATACAAAAGCCGCTGGACAGCAATACCACACTGGTGCTGCTTAACGCTGTTTATTTTACGGGAGAATGGACGGAACCTTTTGAGAAGCAGCAGACTCGCAAGCAGTCTTTTATATCCGGTCAGGGGGAGATATCCAATGTAGAGATGATGCATCAGCAGGGAGAATATGAGTATACCCGGCAGCCGCATTTTCAGGCAGTACGAATACCTTATAATGCCAATGAAAAGTGGGGAATGGTCGTGGTACTGCCTGATCGGGATTATGATCTTCAGCAATTCCGTCAACATGATCTGCCTGAATTCGTGCACTGGACGAGCGCTATGGGTTCGACTGCAGGCGAGATAGGGTTGCCTCGTCTGGAGCTGGACGAGAAGCAGCAGTTCAGGGATATTCTGCGTTCCATGGGAATACGCCGGGTATTCGAGCCGCAGCAGGCGGAGCTGGATGGTATCAGCGAGAGTGTACCGCTATATCTGAGCAAAGTACAGCAAAATACCCATCTGACTATTGATGAGAAGGGTACCGAGGCAGCAGCAGCCACATCGGCGGAAATAGCTGCCGGGGCTATGCCTTCCCAGCCCTTTCGTATGATTATGGATCGTCCTTTTTTCTTGGCAATCACCGACCGGACGACTGGATTGATTGTATTTATGGGCGAGCTTCATCATCCGGTAGGAGCCGGTTCATGA